DNA from Peromyscus leucopus breed LL Stock chromosome 3, UCI_PerLeu_2.1, whole genome shotgun sequence:
cttttcttttaaaaactcatgTAGAAACCTActgctgtagaagcttcctaaaacatatatatatatatatatatatatatatatatatatatatatatattgtttaaatgGAGATACCTTATAATGAAGAAATTGGGTGTGGGGGACAACACTCCTGCTAGATACTACGCTAGCAAATAAAATACTTGGTACCAAGAATGAATTGTTCCTACTTGAGTTATTTGCCAGTAGGGTTCCATAACTACAAACATCACCAgatattgccattgctcttgactGCAATCCATAAGCTGAttgtaagtccctattgctgaaaatgCTACATATTTGAGAAATCAGGCTGGTGCTCACCTGGAAGCTTTATTCCTACAGGCCAGCTTTCATAGTGGTGAAAAGCGCCATTAACAATACCAGAAGAGGAAAGcaatcatcagtcttacccagtTGTGAGTTGTAAGAACTACAATAATGACCGGCTTGGCAAGATTTGCCCACTCATGCAATGGTAGCTCAAATGTCATGGAGTGACTGGCTGCTTTCTGATTTGATGTAGAgcctgctccacaagatggaacctatACTGTCATTGTTATTCTCtgtaggggagaacctactaccatTATTTTGATAAGTgagtgttgttttaaaataagtccCAATGGCTTATCTCTATACCCATTGTCTAATTggtgttctagtgctgtgaagaaacaccatgaccatggcaactcttctaaaggctTATACCTCTCTAGAATCTGCTGTAGCACAATGGGCCCTGTTTGGCTGGGCCAATCACACAGATGTGGCCCTGCCTTCCTACTCCCCTAAGCCCCAAATTCAATTGTGTCGGCTATTTGCTGCCCTTGATTATACTAACTTTAAATTGCCTTCACAATCTGATTCTTTATCTCTTGGAATTCAGTCTTGAGTTGTGTCATCTTTTGCTGTTTTATATCCAGGAGAGACAGGACGTATGAATATTGTTACAAATGGATCTATATATAACATTTCCTGTAAAAACTGTTATTTAACAAACAGTATTAACTCTACCACAAATCCCAATGCTTTCCTTATTGTTCATCAACCATCATACATGCTGTTACCCAGTTAATCTTTCCCTGCCCTAGTATGAAGATCCAGCTATATTTGCATTAGAATGAGTTGCTAAATCTCTCTCACAGCCCAAAAGATTCATTGCTACACTCATTCTTGATATTACTGCTTTAATAGCCATCATAGGATCAGCACTGCCTTGGTTCAGCAGATGCACACCGCTAATCATGTGAACTCTTTATCTGGAAATGTTTCATTGGCATTAATTACTCAGGAATGGATGGATTGAGGACTGACAGACTAAATGGAAGTcatcctttttttattaagagatttttctattcattttacatatcaaccacagattcccccgtcctccctcttcccaaccccagccttcctacccaccccacccccgttcccacctcctccaaggcaaggtctcccatggggagtcagcagagcccagtacactccgttgaggcaggtccaagcccttctcctgcaccaaggctgcacaaagtgtctcaccataggcatgaggctccaaaaggccagctcatgcactagggacaggttctggtcccactgcatgggagccccccaaacagttcaagccaaacaactgtctcacttatctagatgGCCTAGTCcggttccatgggggttcctcagctattggttcacagttcatgtgtttccactagtttggctagttgtctctgtactctttccaatcatggtctcaatatctcttgctcattgaatccctcctctctcttatctattggactcctggagctttgcctggcacccagccgtggatctctgcatctgcttccatcaatcactggacgagggttttatgatgacagttagggtattcagctatccaatcaccagagtaggtcagctcaggcaccctctcaaccattgccagtagtctatggtggagtcatctttgtggattcctgaggacctccctagtactctgcttctccctattcccatggtgccttcatttatcatggtatctctttccttgttctcccactccgttcctgatccagctcgaacctcccactcccctaaactctcattcccccattccttgccctctattaaccccccatccccacccctagcttgctcatgtagatctcatccatttctccatcactgggtgattcctgtgtctttcctagggtccttcTTACTATCTAGTctttatccagactaaccaaaaggcagagagagagagagcatccaaattaataaaaatcagaaatgaaaagggagacataacaactgatattgaggaaatccagagaatcatcagatcatacttcaaaaacctgtactccacaaaacagGAAAATCTAAGAGAGATGGACAATTTTCGGCATAGGTAGTTCCAGGGGTTTAGACCACgttgtcatggcagggagtatggtgTCACctaggcagatatggtgctggagaggtagctgagagttttacatccagatctgcaagcagtagaaagagggagacactggTCCTGTCTTGGGCTTCTGGAGAGCTCAaaacccaccctcagtgacacacttcctctgacaaggccacccCAACTCTAACAAGGTCACGCCCTCTTATactgccactccctggtgaccaagcactCAAACCTATGAGCCAATGGAAACCagtcttactcaaaccaccacgcccatagattagtgcatctctcagccctcacCAAAGAAtcttcttgcaatagatggcAATGAACACATAGACCCACAACTGGGCATCATGCACAGAATAAGAACTACAGGGTGCTCAACAACAAATGGGATATCTATAGCAAACCCCTCTTCTGAAAGTTCATggatcatcatggaagagggtTTGGAAAGATTATGCAAGCCAGAGATGGTGGAGGACTACAGGGaaagtgttttctggacataAGAGGGAAATTGTCCGTATCAACTTGATGTAGTTCTGACCTACACAAGCTCAAATgagacaaaatcccagcaagggggtggtggtgagcaTAAAGtgccatccctagctgaggagatGCTGGCAATTTGTagatgtgggaggagggagtgcCAGTTTTGTTTAAGGATGTAATTCATGGTAGTCCAGCTGTGCTCCATTACAGACTCCACACCCAAGAGTATTAGGACAGTACAAATAATATTCAGTGAAAGACCAAGGGATGGGGGGTCTTGACTTCTGGACAATGCATTCCAAATAGcacaaatcaaaacacaaaacaaaccccttTTCCTACTTTTCCTCGGATTTTGAGAGCTGACTGGGCTCATCCGATGGTTCAGGTTGTTTCTACTCAGGGGTTCTCACAAGGCTGTGATCAGCAATGGCTGGAGCTTGAGCTGGAAGTATTAAAAACCTTCCTCATTCGCATGTCTGGGGCCTgggcaaaacagaaacaaagaactaGGGTACCTCCAGCCTCTTTCTGAACCTCCACGCAGCCACCCTGGATTATGTCTTAGATGGTGTCTTCCAAGTACTGAATGTCTTGTGTGGTGATGGCTGACTCAGAAGTGAATTTTCTAGAGGAGGAAACCAAGCAATagatgttttgcttttttgatatATATAAATCTAGACTTTTCTAGCATGTCACAGACTTCTACCATATCCACTCCCatgtctctgtccttccctcttaTTCTTTCTCCATAGCCTCTTTCTCACTCCCACTTCTGTCTAACTTATCAAATTCCTGCTGTTTCTTTACACAAATAAATGTCTTTTGAAATCCATTCTTTGTACATTTTGTCTGTGACAAGGGGATGGTTGAGAGAAGGGAGCCTGCATCTTTTGCAACTGAAAGAGGTCCATGGTAGCATGTTGGAATATTGTTCCTTTCCTGTAACAATTACAGAGTCATACacattattttctcaaaatggaaaaattttattgggtgatttaaataaaaatcacatgcaCTAGACTTAtacatgtttctttctcttttttcaattACACATGTTTCTTAAATATTATAACCATGAAAAAGGAATTCTACCACCCAAAAATCTACTTTACAAATTAAGGATTGTATATGACCAAATACATAAACAAGCATGTTTGAAAACGCCATAATGAAGCCCAAAATTAGCACAATTAATACACACTAACACAAAATCATGTGATAAGAGAAACAGTGTTTTTACAACATTTCTTTCACATTACACATGTTCTCCAACATCGtacataaattaatttatattggGTTactataatacatttttttccagtgGTCATTTTCAGATGATTTGGAAGTGTTTTTCATGACCATTTTTCCTGTAGCTTTGATATTTGATTTTTGTAAAGGTGAAACAATGTGAGAATTTTCAAACCTGACTTACATTCAAGTAAATAAGCTGGAACAATAAAGTATTTCCACAGTGATTACAGTTACAGAATTTCTCCCTAGTGTGCCATCTTATATGTCTGGaaagttgtaaaataaatgaaatctttctTGCGTTGTacatttaaaagatttctttcctGAATTTCACATAGATTTCAATGAACGTATGtaatagttacttttctcattggcATAATGAGCACTTTACAAAAGAAACTTATAGAATGGTgggtttatttttgctcacagtACAGTAccaaggtacagtccatcatggcatggaaggcagggaggcaggagcatgaggcagctggtcacattgcatctgcattCAAAAAACAGAGGAAGATGGATGCTTGTagtcagctcactttctcctgatCCTTTGGATAGGTTCAGATGCAGGAGGTTGGGAATTCTAACCTGCTGGAGTCATGAGGCATTCACACCCTTATAACGGACAAAGCAAGACCAAGAGActgggttttctgtgtgtgtgtgtgtgtgtgtgtgtgtgtgtgtgtgtgtgtgtgtgtttctctgtctgatttccagtgctggagatcaaatcctGAGCCTTTGAATCATCTACTGCTGAGCTCTGAGCCTTCGAATCATCTACTGCTGAGCTCTAAGTTGCTTCACTTAGTTCTTGAATATGACATGGAGCCAGAATGAGGAAACATTGCAACCTTTGATTGTCTGCATACCATGCTTAGAGAGAGTTTACCTTGTACATGAAGACCCATCACCTGGGTCCTCcatccagactttctgtgtatgGTAGTAGCTGGTACTAGCAAACCAGTCTGGTTTCTACCACATCAAGAGGTTCAATTGGGTCAAGAACATCGAGAGACTAAGGACCTGTGACAGGGGATGGTTCAAAGAAAAGATGTGCTTACCTGGACTGATTTGTGTTATCAAGGACAGAAAACAGAGACATGGGTGACATGGAATCTGTTACTTCCTCTTTAGGGCTCCTCATGTTAGGTGACAGGACTAATTTTAAGGGATAACACTACATGAAAAGAACTGATTCTCTCCTGCCTATGGGAAATTGTACTGGTTCCTACAAAGGGATCCACAATAGAACAAAGACATAGTTGCTAGGCTGTTGGAGGAAACAGACACATATGTCCCTGCAATACAAGGAAATAAGGCAGAGGCGTTCCACCAGACAGCTACAGAAAGAGGCTTAAGCAACAAAATAAAGCAGAGATCAAAATAGTGTTCAGCTGGGCAAGGAGGACAGAGTGATCTGAACACAAATGGACCTGTTGGAATGTGCAGATGGGAGAAACATGTCCGGACTGAAAGAAGATGATAACGTGGTCTGGGAAGGACTCAGACTAAGAGAAGGCTGAATTGCTATCTCCAGGGAACTCTCCCCTTTGGCCTCTCTTGAAAACAAATGGTGGTATTCAGCCCCTGTAAGTTACTGAGATGCACAAGGTTCACCTGTGGCACCAGCAACCACTGGGATAAGGTCTCTCATCTACCCACACCAGTTGCTCCTCTCCTTTGGATCATTTCAGAGAGTTAACTGTGGTCTCATACAATTTCACCCCAGTAGTCCAGCCAGCCATCACTAGCCAATGtgaaccaggaagtgtaatgttCAGGTTTCCACAACTACTCTGGTCCTCAGTGAACACTCACTAAGAATGATGTGTTATTACATAAAACACTTGATATCATTTTTTGTCAGTTATTTCACTCAAGCCCTAGGTTGACTTTTGTCTTTATTATGCCTCGAGGGAAACTAGAGTTCAAATTGAACCTTCTTCCAGTGCTTTTGTTACAGCTGACTCATATCACCTGTGCCCAGGGCAATGAAGTGGGTCAGACTCTCAATTCAAAGACTGACTCAAGAGGTGAGAAACCCTGGGTAGTTTTCTAAGTGTATAAACCACATATCATGTGGTCAAGatggagtttttaaattttatttcacctTGAGTCTAATGTTAgcgagaggaaagggggaaagcaGAAACAATCGTTCACATTAACACATATCCCTTTAATTCTAAGTGTGATGTCCACATGGATGCTATatatccaaagaaaagaaaggcgtTTCCATACAGCTGTGAGACTAAGGCTCAGGAGCATTTCTGTCCCCTtaaatggttttgtttctctgataatACAGTACTGTATCTTCCTAGGGTCAGGCCCAGAGACCCCATTTCTCAGGCTTAGAGTCCAGTGAGCCCACGTTCAACCACACTCTTCCATCAGTCAATGTCGGTTGACCAGTGCTCTGAGGTCATCTACAAAGACATTGCACTGGGTGGAAAAGGTTAGCTTACTTCTTCAGCACACAAAAAACCCACCATTTGCCCATGGGAAACCAATCCACAATGAAACTCCAACCCCAAGAGAAGAACTTCGggaatcacattttaatttttgaggaaagggaaaagttTCCTGAGAGCGGCTTTGACTTCCTTGTTTCTCAAAGTATAGATGAGAGGGTTGAGTGTAGAGCTCAGCATGGTGTACAGCACACCAGCCAACTTGCTCTTCTCTGGGTTGTAGCTGGAGACGGGGCTTATGTAGGCATAGAAGACAGCAGTGTAATACATGCACACCACAATGAGGTGGGAAGAGCAGGTAGAGAAGgctttctgtttcccttctgaGGTCCGCATCTTCAGGATGCTGGAAATGATGAAGCCATATGACACAATGGTCATCAGGAAGTTCAATACGCCATAAAAAGCATCAGCCAAGACAATCATGATACTGTTCACATAGGTGGAGCtacaggagagaagcaggagaggcGGTACCTCACAGAAGAAATGTGTAATGACATTGGGGCCACAGAAATTCAAGCGTGTCATCAGTCCTGTGTGAATGGCTGTGTTGAAAGCACAGAGTGCCCACACTCCAGCAGCCAACATGCTGCAAAATGCTTTGCTCATCATGGTGCCATAATGCAGAGGATGGCAGATGGCTGCATAACGGTCATAGGCCATGACCGTGAGAAGGAGCAACTCTGAGGATGCAGCCCACGTAAGGAAATAGAGCTGGGCCATGCAGCCGCCATAGGAGATGGGGTTCCTCTCTGACACCAGACCCTTCAGGGCCTTGGGCATAATGGAGGAGGTGCAGATGATATCCATGGTAGCCAAATTGAACAAGAaaaagtacatgggggtgtggaGCCCAGGGTTGCAGGTGATGGCCAGGATGATAAGGACATTACCTAGGAGGGCCACagagtagagagagaggaaacagataaATAAGAGCAGCTGGTACTGAGGGTGCTCAGAGAAGCCCTGAAGGATGAACTCTGTCACCAGGGTCTGGTTTCTCATCGTCCTTGACTGAGAAGGATAGCAGACACTATTAGGT
Protein-coding regions in this window:
- the LOC114689677 gene encoding LOW QUALITY PROTEIN: olfactory receptor 13A1 (The sequence of the model RefSeq protein was modified relative to this genomic sequence to represent the inferred CDS: inserted 1 base in 1 codon) is translated as MKTWVNNHLIVSAXPSQSRTMRNQTLVTEFILQGFSEHPQYQLLLFICFLSLYSVALLGNVLIILAITCNPGLHTPMYFFLFNLATMDIICTSSIMPKALKGLVSERNPISYGGCMAQLYFLTWAASSELLLLTVMAYDRYAAICHPLHYGTMMSKAFCSMLAAGVWALCAFNTAIHTGLMTRLNFCGPNVITHFFCEVPPLLLLSCSSTYVNSIMIVLADAFYGVLNFLMTIVSYGFIISSILKMRTSEGKQKAFSTCSSHLIVVCMYYTAVFYAYISPVSSYNPEKSKLAGVLYTMLSSTLNPLIYTLRNKEVKAALRKLFPFLKN